Proteins encoded together in one Rhizobium leguminosarum bv. trifolii WSM1325 window:
- a CDS encoding binding-protein-dependent transport systems inner membrane component (PFAM: binding-protein-dependent transport systems inner membrane component~KEGG: ret:RHE_PE00341 peptide ABC transporter, permease protein) translates to MIRYILQRLFGMIVVMFLVVTIVFVIVRVTPGDPAAVMLGPDATPQDIADLRARLGLDQSLGLQYVYYIGQMLRGDLGQSIFLNMPVTSALLDRAEPTFFLTLFSLAIASIIALPIGIYAAYRRGSFIDQAATTLAMFAASIPSFWLGLILMQFFAVRLNLFPVSGYGGPGSTFFERMYHLTLPAFALGIVSSALILRFTRASMLDVLGDDYIRTARAKGLIERRVILKHALKNALIPILTVIGLTAAVLISGAVVTETVFGLPGVGNLVVSAVLRRDYPVIQGALLVIAALYVLINFAIDMLYLLIDPRVRY, encoded by the coding sequence ATGATACGCTACATCCTCCAGCGCCTGTTCGGCATGATCGTCGTGATGTTTCTCGTCGTCACGATCGTCTTCGTCATCGTGCGCGTGACGCCGGGAGATCCGGCGGCCGTCATGCTCGGGCCGGATGCGACGCCGCAGGATATTGCCGACCTCAGGGCCCGGCTCGGCCTCGATCAGTCGCTCGGCCTGCAATATGTCTATTATATCGGCCAGATGCTGAGAGGTGATCTCGGCCAGTCGATCTTCCTCAACATGCCTGTCACCTCGGCCTTGCTCGACCGGGCCGAGCCGACCTTCTTCCTGACTTTGTTTTCGCTCGCAATCGCCAGCATCATCGCCCTGCCGATCGGCATTTATGCCGCTTATCGGCGCGGCTCCTTCATCGATCAGGCGGCAACGACGCTCGCGATGTTCGCCGCCAGCATTCCGAGCTTTTGGCTCGGCCTGATCCTGATGCAGTTCTTCGCCGTCAGGCTCAATCTCTTCCCGGTCTCGGGTTATGGCGGTCCGGGCTCGACCTTCTTCGAGCGCATGTATCACCTGACGCTGCCTGCCTTTGCGCTCGGCATCGTCTCCTCGGCGCTGATCCTGCGTTTCACCCGCGCGTCGATGCTCGATGTGCTCGGCGACGATTATATCCGTACCGCCCGCGCCAAGGGATTGATCGAGCGACGGGTGATCCTCAAGCACGCGCTGAAGAATGCGCTGATCCCGATCCTGACGGTGATCGGCCTGACGGCAGCGGTGCTGATTTCAGGCGCCGTCGTCACCGAGACCGTCTTCGGCCTGCCTGGTGTCGGCAATCTCGTCGTCTCCGCGGTTCTGCGCCGCGACTATCCCGTCATCCAGGGGGCTCTGCTCGTCATCGCCGCTCTCTACGTGCTGATCAATTTTGCGATCGACATGCTCTATCTGTTGATCGATCCGAGGGTGCGCTACTGA
- a CDS encoding extracellular solute-binding protein family 5 (PFAM: extracellular solute-binding protein family 5~KEGG: rec:RHECIAT_PA0000270 probable peptide ABC transporter, substrate-binding protein): MKTLVAFLLGTALVALPSTLLAQEKGGVINVATIGEPPTLDPMSSTADLVGIVTQHIFETLYTFDKSWNVTPLLAESLPEISADGKTYTIKLRTGIKFHDNTDMTSEDVVASLGRWMKIASRGKQVAGFIDKVTAVDPSTVTITLKQPYAPLTSLLAFNNSAAIIIPSEKQDEPMKDFIGTGPYMLKERKADQYIQLVRFDGYKSREGDSDGYGGARHQYLDEIRFVPVPDPNTRVEAAVSGQYDYVDSIPVESYDKLKASTASQPIILKPFGYPVFVFNTKEGIAGNVEVRKAIRQALSMEDMLAAAFGSTDFYALDGAIYPKTFAWSTDAGVEGAYNVADPEGAAAAAKKAGYNGEPIRILTSRQYEFHYKMAQVAAEYLKLAGFTVDMQVVDWATLTQRRTDPKLWDIYITHSPFLPEPALIGSLSTSSPGWWDTPARKAAVDAFTSEVDPKKRVALWADVQKAIYADAPFMKIGDFNAVSAESTKLEGVDPAPWPYFWNASIKK, from the coding sequence ATGAAAACACTGGTCGCATTCCTTCTTGGCACTGCGCTCGTCGCCCTGCCTTCGACGCTCCTTGCCCAGGAAAAGGGCGGCGTCATCAATGTCGCGACGATCGGCGAACCGCCGACGCTCGATCCGATGTCGTCGACGGCCGATCTGGTCGGCATCGTCACGCAGCACATTTTCGAAACGCTCTACACCTTCGACAAGAGCTGGAACGTCACGCCGCTTCTGGCCGAAAGCCTGCCGGAGATCAGCGCCGACGGCAAAACCTATACGATCAAGCTCAGGACCGGCATCAAGTTCCACGACAATACCGATATGACCTCGGAAGATGTCGTCGCCTCGCTTGGCCGCTGGATGAAGATCGCTTCGCGCGGCAAGCAGGTGGCCGGCTTCATCGATAAGGTCACCGCCGTCGATCCCTCAACCGTCACGATCACGCTGAAGCAGCCCTATGCGCCGCTGACCTCGCTGCTCGCCTTCAACAATTCGGCCGCCATCATCATCCCATCCGAGAAGCAGGACGAGCCGATGAAGGACTTCATCGGCACCGGTCCCTACATGCTGAAGGAGCGCAAGGCCGACCAGTATATCCAGCTTGTCCGCTTCGATGGCTACAAGTCACGTGAAGGCGACAGCGATGGCTATGGCGGCGCCCGCCACCAGTATCTCGATGAGATCCGCTTCGTGCCGGTGCCGGATCCGAACACCCGCGTCGAGGCTGCCGTTTCCGGCCAGTACGACTACGTCGACTCGATCCCGGTCGAATCCTACGACAAGCTGAAGGCCTCCACCGCCTCGCAGCCGATCATCCTGAAGCCCTTCGGTTATCCCGTCTTCGTCTTCAATACGAAGGAAGGTATTGCTGGGAATGTCGAGGTTCGCAAGGCGATCCGCCAGGCGCTCAGCATGGAAGACATGCTGGCGGCGGCTTTCGGCAGCACGGATTTCTACGCGCTCGACGGCGCCATCTATCCCAAGACCTTTGCCTGGTCGACAGATGCTGGCGTCGAGGGCGCCTATAACGTCGCCGATCCGGAAGGGGCGGCGGCTGCCGCCAAGAAGGCCGGCTACAACGGCGAACCGATCCGCATCCTGACCAGCCGCCAGTATGAGTTCCACTACAAGATGGCGCAGGTCGCCGCCGAATATCTGAAGCTTGCCGGCTTCACCGTCGATATGCAGGTTGTGGACTGGGCGACGCTGACGCAGCGCCGTACCGATCCAAAGCTCTGGGATATCTACATCACCCATAGCCCCTTCCTGCCGGAGCCTGCCCTGATCGGCTCGCTCTCGACCAGCTCGCCCGGCTGGTGGGATACCCCGGCCCGCAAGGCCGCCGTCGATGCCTTCACCTCGGAAGTCGATCCGAAGAAGCGCGTGGCGCTCTGGGCCGATGTCCAGAAGGCGATCTATGCCGACGCCCCCTTCATGAAGATCGGCGACTTCAACGCCGTTTCGGCAGAATCGACCAAGCTTGAGGGCGTCGATCCGGCTCCGTGGCCGTATTTCTGGAATGCTTCGATCAAGAAGTAA
- a CDS encoding protein of unknown function DUF1349 (PFAM: protein of unknown function DUF1349~KEGG: rec:RHECIAT_PA0000269 hypothetical protein) translates to MSIDFNDGKWLNEPANWQADEAGLTLTTDEKTDFWRETHYGFTRDSGHFLAFPISDGFTAQIRVQGEFRTLYDQAGLMVRIDERRWVKTGVEFTDGEAFLSTVVTDGKSDWSVAQPFRELEDFCIRVTVANGAMRIQASRDGSFWPLLRLAPFPAAAHYEVGPTACTPERSGLTVRFSEFSIGPAITKDLHDLS, encoded by the coding sequence ATGAGCATCGATTTCAACGACGGCAAATGGCTGAACGAGCCGGCCAACTGGCAGGCGGACGAAGCCGGCCTTACCCTGACGACCGATGAGAAAACTGATTTCTGGCGGGAGACCCATTACGGCTTCACCCGCGACAGCGGCCATTTCCTCGCCTTTCCTATCAGCGACGGCTTCACCGCTCAGATCCGGGTCCAGGGCGAATTCCGCACGCTCTACGACCAGGCCGGCCTGATGGTGCGCATCGACGAGAGGCGCTGGGTGAAAACAGGCGTCGAGTTCACCGACGGCGAAGCCTTCCTCAGCACCGTCGTCACCGACGGCAAGTCCGACTGGTCCGTGGCGCAGCCTTTCAGGGAATTGGAGGATTTTTGCATCCGCGTGACCGTTGCAAACGGCGCGATGCGCATCCAGGCTTCGCGTGATGGCAGCTTCTGGCCGCTGCTGCGGCTCGCCCCCTTCCCGGCAGCAGCGCATTACGAGGTCGGACCGACCGCCTGCACGCCGGAGCGCAGTGGCCTGACGGTTCGCTTTTCCGAATTCTCGATCGGCCCGGCGATCACCAAGGATCTGCATGATTTGAGCTAG
- a CDS encoding ABC transporter substrate binding protein (KEGG: ABC transporter substrate binding protein; K01999 branched-chain amino acid transport system substrate-binding protein): MNDALKIGILYSTTGPYGSMGRDARDGADFAMAEYGGVEGLAIEPVFFDPHADLAAYLDGARHLLRAGCRHIVGTITSAARKEVIPLVEKHDGLLWYMCPYEGFEANENVIYVGGCPNQHLLPLFEHLIPRYGARPYLVGANYVWGWEMNRLARELITNAGGEVLGERYLPLEETAVERIVAEIAQRRPSFILNNLIGPSSYAFLEAIKALGDRDPAFRAENCPVVSCDLMECELDDIAAGAAAGQLCAASYFDSIATPENAAFKARVTEHHGAERRVSSVFASAYTAVRLCVDAIVAAGGDEPDAVRRELYNRSWPTLFGALSIDRETNHAALPFHLGRINADNGFDVVASRPPLAADPYLTGRNRQAFPRLRVVS, encoded by the coding sequence ATGAATGACGCGCTGAAAATCGGTATCCTCTATTCGACCACCGGACCTTACGGCTCGATGGGCCGCGACGCGCGCGATGGCGCCGATTTCGCGATGGCCGAATATGGCGGCGTCGAAGGGCTGGCGATCGAACCCGTCTTCTTCGATCCGCATGCCGATCTTGCCGCCTATCTCGATGGCGCGCGCCATCTTCTGCGCGCCGGCTGCCGCCATATCGTCGGAACGATCACCTCTGCGGCACGCAAGGAAGTCATCCCGCTCGTCGAGAAACATGACGGCCTGCTCTGGTACATGTGCCCCTATGAAGGCTTCGAGGCCAACGAGAACGTCATCTATGTCGGCGGCTGCCCGAACCAGCATCTGCTGCCGCTTTTCGAGCACCTGATCCCGCGTTACGGGGCAAGGCCCTATCTCGTCGGCGCCAACTATGTCTGGGGCTGGGAGATGAACCGGCTCGCCCGCGAACTGATTACCAATGCCGGCGGCGAGGTGCTTGGCGAACGCTATCTTCCGCTCGAGGAAACCGCGGTCGAGCGCATCGTCGCCGAGATCGCGCAGCGCCGCCCGAGCTTCATCCTCAACAATCTGATCGGCCCCTCGAGCTACGCCTTCCTGGAGGCGATCAAGGCCCTCGGTGATCGCGACCCGGCCTTCCGGGCGGAAAACTGCCCGGTCGTGAGCTGCGACCTGATGGAATGCGAGCTCGACGATATCGCCGCCGGAGCCGCCGCCGGCCAGCTTTGCGCCGCTTCCTATTTCGACAGTATCGCGACCCCCGAAAATGCCGCCTTCAAGGCACGCGTCACTGAGCATCACGGCGCCGAGCGGCGTGTCTCCAGCGTTTTTGCCAGCGCCTATACGGCCGTCCGGCTCTGCGTCGACGCGATCGTCGCTGCCGGCGGTGACGAGCCCGACGCCGTCCGGCGCGAGCTCTACAATCGATCCTGGCCGACCCTGTTCGGCGCGCTTTCGATCGACCGCGAGACCAATCATGCCGCCCTGCCCTTCCATCTCGGCCGGATCAACGCCGACAACGGCTTCGATGTCGTCGCCTCGCGGCCGCCGCTCGCCGCCGACCCCTATCTGACCGGCCGCAACCGGCAGGCCTTTCCGCGGCTGAGGGTGGTGTCATGA
- a CDS encoding ANTAR domain protein with unknown sensor (PFAM: ANTAR domain protein~KEGG: response regulator antiterminator domain-containing protein), with the protein MRETPNFTGWQAMVLHREDGNTERLIRQLRLLGIHAALQWAPLSTAALPDLVIVDADQGWDDLLPWNGETPACPVVALLGSEAPGRIAWALGQGAGAIIAKPIATSAVYPALVMAVSIHQERKATAEKLKYLEERVRLRPLVHAAVEKLQAAHGIDEESAYAILRNCAMRRRLPMEQISAFILAGAEPLPEAG; encoded by the coding sequence ATGAGGGAGACACCCAACTTCACCGGCTGGCAGGCGATGGTCCTGCATCGCGAGGACGGCAACACCGAAAGGCTGATCCGTCAGCTTCGCCTGCTCGGCATCCATGCAGCGCTGCAATGGGCGCCGCTTTCAACCGCGGCACTGCCTGATCTCGTCATCGTCGATGCCGACCAGGGCTGGGACGATCTGCTGCCCTGGAACGGCGAAACGCCTGCGTGCCCCGTTGTCGCCTTGCTTGGTTCGGAAGCACCCGGCCGCATCGCCTGGGCCCTTGGACAGGGTGCCGGCGCGATCATCGCCAAGCCGATCGCCACATCGGCCGTCTATCCGGCGCTTGTCATGGCCGTCTCCATTCATCAGGAGCGCAAGGCGACTGCGGAAAAGCTGAAATATCTCGAAGAGCGCGTCCGGCTGCGGCCGCTCGTTCACGCCGCCGTCGAAAAGCTTCAGGCCGCACACGGCATCGACGAAGAGAGCGCCTACGCAATCCTGCGCAATTGCGCCATGCGCCGCCGCCTGCCTATGGAGCAGATATCAGCCTTCATTCTGGCAGGAGCAGAACCTCTGCCGGAGGCGGGCTGA
- a CDS encoding binding-protein-dependent transport systems inner membrane component (PFAM: binding-protein-dependent transport systems inner membrane component~KEGG: rsp:RSP_3258 ABC peptide transporter, inner membrane subunit), which produces MHVLKQMIRQPTALFGLVIVTLVIALAIAAPWIAPFSPDEQMFDGLSLEGAPLPPGRPYLLGTDTLGRDLFSRLLFGARTSLIIGLVANGIAVAIGLFVGIVAGYLRGLPGNILMRFTDLMMAFPALLLAIVLAALLKPSLWIVAMVIALVNWVQVARIVYTETRGLVERDFIMAERSLGAGHMRVLFMHILPHLVPTAIVWGTLGIATTVLLEATLSFLGVGVQPPQPSWGNIIFESQSYFQAAPWLVFIPGAIILLTALSFNLVGDALRDILDPTQRGRG; this is translated from the coding sequence ATGCATGTCTTGAAACAGATGATCCGCCAGCCGACGGCCCTCTTCGGGCTGGTGATCGTCACACTCGTTATCGCGCTGGCAATTGCTGCGCCGTGGATCGCGCCGTTCAGCCCCGACGAGCAGATGTTTGACGGCCTTTCGCTCGAAGGCGCGCCGCTGCCGCCGGGCCGCCCCTATCTGCTGGGCACCGACACGCTCGGCCGCGACCTCTTCTCGCGCCTGCTCTTTGGCGCCCGCACCTCGCTGATCATCGGCCTTGTCGCCAATGGCATCGCGGTGGCGATCGGCCTCTTCGTCGGCATCGTTGCCGGTTATCTCCGCGGGCTGCCGGGCAACATCCTGATGCGCTTCACCGATCTGATGATGGCCTTTCCGGCGCTGTTGCTCGCCATCGTGCTGGCAGCCCTTTTGAAGCCGAGCCTCTGGATCGTCGCCATGGTGATCGCGCTCGTCAACTGGGTGCAGGTCGCCCGCATCGTCTATACCGAAACCCGCGGGCTGGTGGAGCGCGATTTCATCATGGCGGAACGCTCGCTCGGCGCCGGCCATATGCGCGTGCTCTTCATGCATATCCTGCCGCACCTCGTGCCGACGGCAATCGTCTGGGGAACGCTCGGCATTGCCACCACCGTGCTGCTCGAGGCCACACTTTCCTTCCTCGGCGTCGGCGTCCAGCCGCCGCAGCCCTCCTGGGGCAACATCATCTTCGAGAGCCAAAGCTATTTTCAGGCCGCTCCCTGGCTGGTCTTCATTCCCGGCGCGATCATCCTTCTGACGGCGCTTTCCTTCAATCTGGTGGGCGACGCGCTGCGCGACATTCTCGACCCGACCCAGCGCGGGAGGGGCTGA
- a CDS encoding binding-protein-dependent transport systems inner membrane component (PFAM: binding-protein-dependent transport systems inner membrane component~KEGG: binding-protein-dependent transport systems inner membrane component; K02033 peptide/nickel transport system permease protein) has product MGFVMLRRLLQAALILLGVAAITFVLLYALPADPARMIAGRSATAQTVANIRHELGLDQPLLVQFGTYLGNLLHGNLGRSYAQKTDVWTLIAARLPATLTLMLAGIFVEVVLGLTLGTIAAVRRGGFIDRLVMMASFVGTSAPQFLVALLLLYLLAATLGWFPMSGYGSFSHLVLPAVTLGICGAGWYARMVRSSMIDVLNQDYVRTARAKGLSSRRVILRHALPNAVLPIIAMIGIDIGQFMGGVVVVEAVYGWPGIGQLAWQAIQQVDIPIIMGVTLTSALAIIIGNLLADLVAPVIDPRIRTR; this is encoded by the coding sequence ATGGGTTTCGTGATGCTCCGCCGGCTGCTGCAGGCGGCGCTTATCCTGCTCGGCGTCGCGGCAATCACCTTCGTGCTGCTCTACGCCCTTCCGGCCGACCCGGCCCGCATGATCGCCGGCCGCAGCGCCACGGCCCAGACGGTCGCCAACATCCGCCATGAGCTCGGCCTCGACCAGCCGCTGCTGGTCCAGTTCGGCACCTATCTCGGCAATCTGCTGCATGGCAATCTCGGCCGCTCCTATGCGCAGAAAACCGATGTCTGGACGCTGATTGCCGCGCGACTGCCGGCAACACTGACGCTGATGCTTGCCGGCATCTTCGTCGAGGTGGTGCTTGGCCTGACGCTCGGCACCATCGCCGCCGTGCGCCGCGGCGGCTTCATCGACCGGCTGGTGATGATGGCCTCCTTTGTCGGCACCTCCGCACCGCAATTCCTCGTCGCCCTGCTGCTGCTCTATCTGCTGGCGGCAACGCTCGGCTGGTTTCCGATGAGTGGCTACGGCAGCTTCTCGCATCTCGTCCTGCCTGCTGTCACACTCGGCATCTGCGGCGCCGGCTGGTACGCCCGCATGGTGCGCTCGTCGATGATCGACGTGCTGAACCAGGATTATGTCCGCACGGCGCGCGCCAAGGGCCTTTCCTCGAGACGCGTCATCCTGCGCCACGCACTGCCCAACGCCGTACTGCCGATCATCGCCATGATCGGCATCGATATCGGTCAGTTCATGGGCGGCGTGGTCGTGGTCGAGGCGGTCTATGGCTGGCCCGGCATCGGCCAGCTCGCCTGGCAGGCGATCCAGCAGGTCGACATCCCGATCATCATGGGCGTCACGCTGACCTCGGCACTTGCCATCATCATCGGCAATCTGCTTGCCGACCTCGTCGCGCCGGTCATCGATCCGCGCATCCGCACACGCTGA
- a CDS encoding extracellular solute-binding protein family 5 (PFAM: extracellular solute-binding protein family 5~KEGG: csa:Csal_0212 extracellular solute-binding protein, family 5), with amino-acid sequence MFKRWLQQTTMATMVALAPLSVMADETPKQGGDIVVTYKDDITTLDPAIGYDWVNWSMIKSLYSRLMDYTPGTPNPVPSLAESFTVSPDGLTYTFKLHKGVKFSNGREVVASDVKYSIERAVDPKTQGPGAGFFGAIKGFEDETGGKTTTLSGIDTPDDSTVIFNLSRPDATFLHVLAINFASVVPKEAVEAAAGDFGKKPVGSGTFILKDWTIGQQLVFERNKDYFVKGVPYIDSFKVEVGQEPLVALLRLQKGEVDIAGDGIPPAKFLEIKNSADGAQMIVDGEQLHTGYITLNTKVKPFDNVKVRQALNMAINKDRITRILNGRATPANQPLPPLMPGYDKAFTGYTYDVAKAKALLAEAGYPDGFETVLYSTNTDPQPRIAQAIQQDLAAVGVKAEVRALAQANVISAGGTEGEAPMIWSGGMAWIADFPDPSNFYGPILGCAGAVPGGWNWSWYCNADLDKRAVAADSMSDPAKATERTAAWGKIFTDIMADAPWIPVINERRVVAKSLRMGGADNIYIDPTRVINYDAIYVKQ; translated from the coding sequence ATGTTCAAACGCTGGCTGCAACAGACGACCATGGCAACGATGGTGGCGCTCGCTCCATTGTCCGTCATGGCTGATGAAACGCCCAAGCAGGGCGGCGATATCGTCGTCACCTACAAGGACGACATCACCACGCTCGACCCGGCGATCGGCTACGACTGGGTCAACTGGTCGATGATCAAGAGCCTCTATTCCCGCCTGATGGACTATACGCCCGGCACGCCGAACCCAGTTCCCTCGCTTGCCGAAAGCTTCACCGTTTCGCCCGACGGCTTGACCTATACCTTCAAGCTGCACAAGGGCGTGAAGTTCTCGAACGGCCGCGAGGTGGTCGCCTCCGACGTGAAATATTCGATCGAACGCGCCGTCGACCCGAAGACGCAAGGCCCCGGCGCCGGCTTCTTCGGCGCCATCAAGGGCTTCGAGGATGAAACCGGCGGCAAGACGACGACGCTCTCCGGCATCGATACGCCTGACGATAGCACCGTCATCTTCAACCTCTCTCGCCCAGACGCCACCTTCCTGCACGTGCTTGCCATCAACTTCGCCTCGGTCGTGCCGAAGGAAGCCGTCGAGGCTGCCGCCGGCGACTTCGGCAAGAAGCCGGTCGGCTCCGGCACCTTCATCCTGAAGGACTGGACGATCGGCCAGCAGCTCGTTTTCGAGCGCAACAAGGATTATTTCGTCAAGGGCGTTCCCTATATCGACAGCTTCAAGGTCGAGGTCGGCCAGGAGCCGCTGGTGGCGCTCTTGCGCCTGCAGAAGGGCGAGGTCGATATTGCCGGCGACGGCATTCCGCCGGCAAAGTTCCTCGAAATCAAGAATTCGGCCGATGGCGCACAGATGATCGTCGACGGCGAACAGCTGCACACCGGCTACATCACGCTGAACACCAAGGTAAAGCCCTTCGACAACGTCAAGGTTCGCCAGGCGCTGAACATGGCGATCAACAAGGACCGCATCACCCGCATCCTCAACGGCCGCGCAACGCCTGCCAACCAGCCGCTGCCGCCGCTGATGCCGGGTTACGACAAGGCCTTCACCGGCTATACCTATGACGTGGCGAAAGCCAAGGCGCTGCTTGCCGAAGCCGGTTATCCCGATGGCTTCGAAACCGTGCTCTACTCCACCAACACCGATCCGCAGCCGCGTATCGCCCAGGCAATCCAGCAGGATCTGGCCGCCGTTGGCGTCAAGGCCGAAGTCCGGGCGCTGGCCCAGGCAAACGTCATCTCGGCCGGCGGCACGGAAGGCGAAGCGCCGATGATCTGGTCGGGCGGCATGGCCTGGATCGCCGACTTCCCGGATCCGTCCAACTTCTATGGCCCGATCCTCGGTTGCGCCGGCGCGGTCCCGGGCGGCTGGAACTGGTCGTGGTACTGCAACGCCGATCTCGACAAGCGCGCCGTTGCCGCCGACTCCATGTCCGATCCGGCAAAGGCAACCGAACGCACCGCCGCCTGGGGCAAGATCTTCACCGACATCATGGCAGATGCGCCGTGGATCCCTGTCATCAACGAACGCCGCGTCGTCGCCAAGTCGCTGCGCATGGGCGGCGCTGACAACATCTACATCGATCCGACCCGCGTCATCAATTACGACGCGATCTACGTCAAGCAGTAA
- a CDS encoding Acetamidase/Formamidase (PFAM: Acetamidase/Formamidase~KEGG: formamidase) encodes MCIACTHTIHRAQHNFGWNKDFVPAVVAKPGETIHFECMDSSGGQLGSNATLETLNTLDFGKINPVSGPVYIEGAKPGDALKVTLRKFIPSGVGWTANIPGFGLLADQFTDPALHVWSYDANSMVPALYGPGGRVPLKPFAGTIGVAPAEPGTHSVVPPRRVGGNMDIRDLTAGVTLYLPVEVDGALFSIGDTHAAQGDGEVCGTAIESQMNVEATIELVKDARLQTPRFTTTEPVTRHLDGAGYEVTTGIGPDLMTGARESVMRMIDLLGAEHGMSAVDAYLLCSVCGDLRISEIVDQPNWVVSFYFPRIVFA; translated from the coding sequence ATGTGCATCGCCTGCACCCACACCATTCACCGCGCCCAGCATAATTTCGGCTGGAACAAGGATTTCGTCCCCGCCGTCGTCGCCAAGCCCGGCGAGACGATCCACTTCGAATGCATGGATTCATCGGGTGGCCAACTCGGAAGCAACGCGACGCTGGAAACGCTAAACACGCTCGATTTCGGCAAGATCAACCCGGTCTCCGGTCCGGTTTATATCGAAGGTGCCAAGCCCGGCGATGCGCTGAAGGTGACGCTGCGCAAGTTCATTCCGTCGGGCGTCGGCTGGACCGCCAATATTCCAGGCTTCGGCCTGCTTGCCGACCAGTTCACGGATCCGGCACTGCACGTCTGGTCTTACGATGCCAACAGCATGGTGCCTGCCCTTTACGGCCCGGGCGGCCGCGTGCCGCTGAAGCCCTTCGCCGGCACGATCGGCGTTGCACCCGCCGAGCCCGGCACCCATTCCGTCGTTCCCCCGCGTCGCGTCGGCGGCAACATGGACATCCGCGACCTGACGGCGGGGGTGACGCTCTATCTGCCCGTCGAAGTCGACGGCGCGCTGTTTTCGATCGGTGATACCCATGCTGCCCAGGGCGATGGCGAAGTCTGCGGCACGGCGATCGAAAGCCAGATGAACGTCGAAGCGACGATTGAACTCGTCAAGGACGCCAGGCTGCAGACGCCGCGCTTCACCACGACCGAACCGGTGACCCGCCATCTCGACGGCGCCGGCTACGAAGTGACGACCGGCATCGGCCCTGACCTGATGACCGGAGCACGCGAAAGCGTCATGCGCATGATCGATCTTCTCGGCGCCGAACACGGCATGAGCGCCGTCGATGCCTATCTGCTCTGCTCGGTTTGCGGCGATCTCCGGATCAGCGAGATCGTCGACCAGCCGAACTGGGTGGTTTCCTTCTATTTCCCGAGGATCGTGTTCGCGTGA